The sequence CGCTTGGAGAAAGCAAACCAGCTACCTTTAATTATTATTGATGATTCTGAGGAGCAAATTAGTTTATCATTACTGCAATTTCCTCTGTGGTTAGCGTTTGCACCAGACCCCAAAACAATCAGAAATTATGATGATGATTATTAATTAGTCATTGGTCATTACTAACGATTTTTTTTGCATACGTTCGCTGTGCTCAGTACAAGCTTTGAATTTTGAATTTTAAATATGGCTATTTGGTTGACTTTGTGCGGAACGGTGCTGATTATTGCTTATCTGTTGGGTTCCTTCCCCACTGGATATATTGCTGTTAAGCAATTAAAAGGTATTGATATTCGGGAAGTTGGTTCGGGTTCAACTGGAGCCACTAATGTGTTGAGAACTTTGGGGAAAGTTCCTGGAGCGGTGGTTTTATTAATTGACTGCTGCAAGGGAATTTTAGTGATCGCTCTAGTTTACTACTTGTTCTGCTTTGCGTCTAGCCAAAATTTAATACCACCAACGGTAGATGCTATTATTTGGCAACCTTGGTTAATAACTCTAGCTGGATTCAGTGCAGTACTCGGACACAGCAAATCAATCTTTTTAGGTTTCACCGGCGGTAAATCAGTTGCTACTGGTTTGGGTACACTGTTGGCGATTAGTTGGCAGGTAGGTTTAGCGACTTTGGGCGTATTTGCTATAGTAATTGCTATATCGCGGATTGTTTCTTTAAGTTCCATATCAGGTGCGATCGCTGTCTCGATTTTGATGGTAGTATTTCACCAACCATTACCCTGCATCTTGTATGCTGTCGTCGGTGGGCTATATGTAATTTGGCGTCATCGTGCTAACGTGGAGCGACTGGTGGCAGGAACAGAGCCAAAAATCGGACAAAATCTATCTCCAGAGCCAGAACAACCAGCATAAATTGTTCCCCTTTTCCACATACACCTAATCTTTCCGACTCATAGTCTACAGCGTAGAGGCGTTGCATGGCAACGTCTCTATAATTTTGTGCCGATGGACAAAATTCCAAACTTGAGCACACAATCTGTACACTCCCAACATTATTTGCGTAAGTATATGATAACTTTTCTCTATACGAAAAGCTTGATTAATTTCAACGGCAAACACTTAAGTTATCTGTATATTTCAGACATATGATATACTCCTGACATCTACGGAGTATCGAATAAATTTGGAATGAAAAACAGCACTAACTAAAATTAGTGTCTGAAATACTTTTATTTCCAGAAAATACAATTTGTTCCGTAGCTCTGATTTTCTCATCGTCAAAATGTTGCATCTACAGCGTCTTATGGAATTCTTTTTTCAACTACAATTCTACCAACTTCAACTGACTATAACTATTGCAAGGCGTACATATGACTTTCAATTCTCCAGAACATGCATTCAATGTAGAGACAGGTATCAACATTAATCCTGATAATTCTTCTAGTTTAATTGGTTTGTCAGACACTAATTATTTATCACAACTATTATCTGGTAGTAGTTATCCCAATTATCTAACCCAACCCTTATTAGACGACGATATCATAACTGAAACTTACGCCCAAAATACACCAATTAATTACACTGCTTCTTTTGGTATTCCTGCTAATGGATATGCAAGCGGGCCTGATAAATCAGTTGACGGTTTTGGTTTACAAACTAGTAGCTACTCAGCCGCAACAACTCGATCATTTAGTAGTAGTCCAAGCACCAGTACCGCCTCAACCAACGATTGGTTTAGCGCTAATTTTTTAGATCAACAACTGATTAATAAAACCAGAGACTTAGCTGCTGATGGTCAGTTGAATCGTAATGATATGATAGCAATTTTCCGTGACGCCGAAGACGATTCAATCATTGATGCTAATGAATATAAAGACTTACAAACAATTGTGAATAACGCCAACTATTTCAAGATGGACGACTATGTTCGCGTCCTCTCCAGCAAAGTAGTTTTTGGTACAGTTGCTAATACTAACTACCAAGGACAAGCATTAGGGAACTTGTATGCTGGAAGCAGTAGCACGCAAATGGAAAAGCTGATTAATAAATGGTTTTTTGGTAGCGATCGCCCCAGCACACCTTATACTTATAAATTTGCCGAAGGTTCTCTCTTCCAAAATGGCATCAGCTATCAAGATGTCAGTCAAGGTTTAGTCGGAGACTGCTATTTTCTCGCAGGTTTAGCTGAAACCGCCATCCATTCACCTAGCACAATTCAGAGTATGTTCATCGATAACGGTGATCAAACATATACAGTGCGCTTTTATAATAACGGTGTGGCAGATTATGTGACTGTAGATAGATACTTACCAGTTGATTCTGTTAACGATTTTATTTATGCGAACCAAGCAGGAGCTAAATGGGGCAAATATGATGAAAAGAGTAACGAATTATGGGTGGCTTTAGCAGAAAAAGCTTACGCTCAAATTAACGAATCTGGCTGGATAAATCAAGATAATACTAATTCCTATGCTGGTATTAACGGCGGCTGGGATACAGACGCAATTCGTCATATCACAGGAACTAATGCTGTTAGTTCTCGTGATTTTAACTTAGATTCCATCGTCAAGGCTTATAGCTCTGGAAATCTCCGGGGTTTCTCTTCCAAAGCCAGCGGAATTGTTGATAGTATTGTCACTGGTCATGTTTATGTTGTTGTAGACTACAATTCTGCTACCCAACAATTCACTCTCTTTAATCCTTGGGGAACTGAAGGAGGTTGGTTGAATGGGAAAATTCTCCCTGGTTTTGTGACAGCATCAATCGATTTTTTAAGAGCTAACTTCTCGCAATGGAGTTATACAGCATAAATAAAATTGAATATTCCTCGCCTCTTGGTAAGCGAGGAATTCAATCAGAGGAAATTTAGATATAAAATGAAAATATTTTGCTTATTCATACCAGTATTTTTCTTATCTTTTGCTGGTGAGTTTATTCCGCAAAAAATAGCAGATAATCAGTTTTCAAATATGGCGGCTAAACCAATACCAGAATCTGCAAATATCAAGGTCGTTAAAGTCACTTTATTAGCAAGAGAAGAGAAAACACCACCAATGGGAGAACCATTAAACCCCCATCGAGATATCGGTTTTGCTTCCGTATTCATTCGGTTAACTAACTTGCAAGCATCAGACGCTAAAATTACGATTAAAAATATTAAAATAGTCAATTCCTTCAGTGGTAAACTGCAAGAATTTAACTTTTCTCCCCAAAAGATTATCTTGCATCCCCTAGAAAATTCCGAACAGGTATTTCACTTGAAAAATAAAACCGGATATTCAACTACAGCACCAATGCAAGCAATTGTCACTTATCAAATAGGAAACTTGATAAGTGAAAGCAAATCGGCTGTAACTGAGGTGATGCGTCCTTAGTCAAATAATTGACATTGACATTTCCAAAAACAAATAGGAATTAAAACTTAAAGTTGTTAAAATGTAAAGATATGATATAGTAACGTCTCTACATTATCCTGGTTTTATGGGACAGCCAATTGTTGCAATTATCGGACGCCCAAACGTGGGCAAATCCACCCTGGTTAATCGTCTCGCCGGGGAACAAACGGCGATTGTCCACGATGAACCAGGAGTAACACGCGATCGCACTTATTTATCAGCATACTGGAACGATCGCGAATTTTTGGTAGTAGACACAGGTGGATTAGTCTTTAATGATGATACCGAATTTTTACCCCTGATCCGCCAACAAGCGATGATGGCACTCAGTGAAGCCAGCGCCGCCATATTCGTCGTTAACGGTCAAACCGGGCCCAACCCAGCCGATGAAGAAATCGCCGAATGGTTGCGTCAACAACCAGTACCCGTACTCCTAGCAGTCAATAAATGCGAA is a genomic window of Fortiea contorta PCC 7126 containing:
- a CDS encoding C2 family cysteine protease; amino-acid sequence: MTFNSPEHAFNVETGININPDNSSSLIGLSDTNYLSQLLSGSSYPNYLTQPLLDDDIITETYAQNTPINYTASFGIPANGYASGPDKSVDGFGLQTSSYSAATTRSFSSSPSTSTASTNDWFSANFLDQQLINKTRDLAADGQLNRNDMIAIFRDAEDDSIIDANEYKDLQTIVNNANYFKMDDYVRVLSSKVVFGTVANTNYQGQALGNLYAGSSSTQMEKLINKWFFGSDRPSTPYTYKFAEGSLFQNGISYQDVSQGLVGDCYFLAGLAETAIHSPSTIQSMFIDNGDQTYTVRFYNNGVADYVTVDRYLPVDSVNDFIYANQAGAKWGKYDEKSNELWVALAEKAYAQINESGWINQDNTNSYAGINGGWDTDAIRHITGTNAVSSRDFNLDSIVKAYSSGNLRGFSSKASGIVDSIVTGHVYVVVDYNSATQQFTLFNPWGTEGGWLNGKILPGFVTASIDFLRANFSQWSYTA
- the plsY gene encoding glycerol-3-phosphate 1-O-acyltransferase PlsY, which codes for MAIWLTLCGTVLIIAYLLGSFPTGYIAVKQLKGIDIREVGSGSTGATNVLRTLGKVPGAVVLLIDCCKGILVIALVYYLFCFASSQNLIPPTVDAIIWQPWLITLAGFSAVLGHSKSIFLGFTGGKSVATGLGTLLAISWQVGLATLGVFAIVIAISRIVSLSSISGAIAVSILMVVFHQPLPCILYAVVGGLYVIWRHRANVERLVAGTEPKIGQNLSPEPEQPA